A stretch of the Aphis gossypii isolate Hap1 chromosome 2, ASM2018417v2, whole genome shotgun sequence genome encodes the following:
- the LOC114124033 gene encoding uncharacterized protein LOC114124033: protein MPLPSSPSDDLSQSPSKNHSDEQQETIHTENQENNNSSNDGRDGLSLDMWRTCPVSLIRSNPSMRVVYDRGFLNGFYRDNLKQSAMDSSPTESTKTAENVLPGGAKFESSSETGGVTDFAIHLAVDSAFYNAIETALDSAVEVAEISKLGAFQAQAISQYRRS, encoded by the coding sequence atgccGTTACCTTCATCGCCAAGTGACGATTTGAGTCAATCGCCATCTAAAAACCATTCAGATGAACAGCAAGAGACAATTCACACCGAGAACCAAGAGAACAACAATAGTTCCAACGATGGTAGAGACGGGTTGTCGTTGGACATGTGGCGCACGTGCCCGGTGTCCTTGATCCGATCCAATCCGTCAATGCGCGTTGTTTATGATAGGGGTTTTTTAAATGGATTTTACAGAGACAACTTGAAGCAATCTGCAATGGATTCATCGCCGACAGAATCAACAAAAACTGCAGAAAATGTTTTACCCGGAGGCGCCAAGTTTGAGTCGTCGTCAGAAACGGGAGGGGTGACTGATTTTGCAATCCATTTGGCGGTCGACTCTGCATTTTACAACGCTATTGAGACGGCTTTGGACAGCGCAGTGGAGGTCGCGGAAATCTCGAAGCTAGGTGCCTTTCAGGCCCAAGCTATATCTCAATATAGACGGTCCTAA